The Coccidioides posadasii str. Silveira chromosome 3, complete sequence genome contains a region encoding:
- the ADO1 gene encoding adenosine kinase (BUSCO:336181at4751~EggNog:ENOG410PHCU~COG:F~BUSCO:9709at33183), with protein sequence MAAPEGYPLLCLENPLLDIQGVGNEAMLEKYGVKANDAILAEEKHMGLYEDLLQNCGAKLIAGGAAQNTARGAQYMLPDNSVVYVGCVGKDKYADILRDAGSKAGIRTEYRVDDVQPTGRCGVIITGHNRSLVTHLAAANEYKLDHLKQPEIWSLVEKAKYFFVGGFHLTVCVPAIMALAEEAAEKNKTFILSLSAPFIPAVFKDPLDQVFPYTDYIVGNESEALAFSEAHGWGISDLTEIAKKMANLPKKNSQRPRTVIITHGTEPTISAVSDGNGGAEVKTTAIRKISQDEIYDTNGAGDAFAGGFCAGVVQGKTLDECLDMGHWLANLSIRELGPQFPFPKKTYTS encoded by the exons ATGGCTGCCCCAGAAGGATATCCTCTTCTCTGCTTAGAGAATCCTCTCCTGG ATATCCAGGGCGTGGG AAATGAAGCGATGCTAGAGAAGTATGGCGTCAAGGCCAACGATGCCATTCTTGCCGAAGAGAAACATATGGGTCTCTACGAGGATCTCCTGCAAAATTGCGGTGCGAAACTGATTGCGGGAGGGGCTGCTCAAAATACTGCCCGTGGAGCTCAG TACATGCTTCCCGATAATTCCGTTGTGTATGTGGGCTGCGTTGGCAAGGACAAGTACGCAGACATTCTCAGAGATGCCGGAAGCAAGGCTGGCATCCGCACAGAATACAGAGTGGATGATGTTCAGCCAACCGGTCGCTGCGGTGTAATAATCACTGGCCACAACCGCTCTCTTGTGACTCACCTCGCTGCTGCCAATGAATACAAGCTAGATCATCTCAAACAACCTGAGATCTGGTCCCTAGTCGAGAAGGCTAAATACTTCTTCGTTGGTGGATTCCACTTGACTGTCTGTGTACCAGCTATAATGGCTCTGGCTGAAGAAGCAGCTGAGAAGAATAAG ActtttattctctctctttccGCACCATTCATTCCGGCTGTCTTTAAGGATCCCCTTGACCAAGTTTTCCCATATACCGATTACATCGTCGGAAATGAATCGGAAGCACTCGCCTTTTCCGAAGCCCACGGATGGGGCATCAGCGATCTTACTGAGATCGCCAAGAAGATGGCCAATCTTCCAAAGAAGAACTCTCAGCGCCCTAGAACCGTTATCATCACTCATGGCACGGAGCCAACTATCTCCGCTGTCTCTGACGGGAACGGCGGTGCTGAGGTAAAAACAACCGCCATCCGGAAGATCTCCCAGGATGAGATTTATGATACTAACGGCGCTGG GGATGCATTTGCTGGAGGATTCTGTGCTGGCGTGGTTCAAGGAAAGACCCTTGACGAATGTCTTGATATGGGCCACTGGCTGGCGAACCTTAGCATCAGAGAATTGGGTCCACA ATTCCCCTTCCCGAAGAAGACTTACACATCATAA
- a CDS encoding uncharacterized protein (EggNog:ENOG410PPTY~COG:S~BUSCO:15421at33183), translating into MSDRMRQVAESFQTSSINQHSPSSHHETTSPFSASHRRHHENTLERVPSDAESLSTGIVDPSRMVKSHHHRATLPPLPELRFEQSYLASISGAESWGRIAWITVRDQVLLPLMQGTLWTLALCGWKYWHRGAQSSGRTVGFTIRRWWWKLNGWDMSRL; encoded by the exons ATGTCCGACCGTATGCGGCAGGTCGCTGAATCGTTTCAGACATCGTCTATAAACCAGCACTCTCCGTCCTCGCACCACGAGACGACGTCGCCCTTCTCTGCTTCCCACCGACGACACCATGAGAACACACTGGAACGCGTCCCGTCTGATGCGGAAAGTCTGTCAACGGGGATTGTCGACCCTAGTCGGATGGTGAAAAGCCACCACCATCGGGCAACTCTGCCTCCCTTGCCAGAATTACGATTTGAGCAGAGCTATCTCGCGAGCATCAGCGGAGCAGAGAGTTGGGGCCGGATTGCCTGGATCACCGTTCGAGACCAG GTCCTGTTGCCTCTGATGCAAGGCACGCTTTGGACGCTTGCGCTCTGTGGCTGGAAATACTGGCACCGCGGAGCCCAATCCAGTGGCAGGACAGTCGGATTCACAATtcggcggtggtggtggaagtTGAACGGCTGGGATATGTCAAGGCTCTGA
- a CDS encoding uncharacterized protein (EggNog:ENOG410PKIA~COG:S~BUSCO:7372at33183), with translation MSHSDSDTSSLSSAVSIEDEAVAASINRTVGIEKYFKREKQTESPPPKRAPSPPHEYVLADNPNIAFIVMFRARFSDVFPKSVPNYGPQDIERGVTDIVPGDHIEKLLCALIGLILNRKKDVERGHYQRALEEAVQTHYSQWPKAWEGKNPLHGGRTFAIMSPEERLSFLRTLILWALSSSDAVQAKLKESYKQTRQEGDRNQPLSVQPWGSDSYKRRYWLIEGRDDTHFRLYRESNPALKTNTWWSVAGSIDELKSVAESLGSEKSRAAKELSERIRNSIPRFEASEEKRKRRDYRLARKAAFARPEPGFSLYEGRTRGKRIKYTFSDEEDFSEGLTSRRSTRQQTRGSTPAEPPGPTFTASGRQVKARVGGIYGETITARQRTDSAQTAGLINGRPQRSTRSNGLTQSYQTESYNSVDAMDEDDEPETVSSGQEWEGGDENTVDEDEDMSDVGSLDEEDTVRPSLVVQLRYGKGNEDQKPANPDPTNFASDKAPEVKSPHVGAIISPNTSVVQLGNQTPLAHPLPTKDMEGVATKVQSPPAQTTIIQGNDMPPGQNGVQQPAI, from the exons ATGTCTCACTCAGACTCGGACACGTCTTCGTTGTCATCTGCTGTGTCAATAGAAGATGAGGCCGTGGCGGCTTCTATAAATCGCACGGTTGGCATCGAGAAATATTTCAAGCGCGAGAAACAAACCGAGTCGCCGCCCCCGAAACGTGCCCCGTCACCGCCACACGAATATGTGCTGGCTGACAATCCAAATATTGCA TTCATCGTGATGTTCCGCGCGAGATTTAGCGATGTATTCCCCAAGTCGGTCCCCAATTACGGCCCACAAGATATTGAGAGAGGAGTTACGGATATTGTACCCGGTGATCACATTGAGAAGTTATTATGTGCCTTAATTGGCCTGATCCTGAATCGGAAGAAAGATGTTGA AAGAGGTCACTATCAACGTGCTCTCGAGGAAGCTGTGCAGACACATTATAGCCAGTGGCCCAAGGCATGGGAGGGCAAGAATCCGCTCCATGGCGGGCGCACATTCGCAATTATGTCGCCGGAAGAGCGC CTTTCGTTCCTTCGAACATTGATTCTATGGGCCCTTTCCTCCTCCGACGCCGTCCAAGCGAAGCTCAAGGAAAGCTATAAGCAAACAAGACAAGAGGGGGACCGTAATCAGCCGCTTTCTGTTCAGCCATGGGGAAGCGACAGCTACAAAAGGCGATATTGGCTTATCGAAGGCCGTGATGACACACATTTCAGACTTTATAGGGAGAGTAATCCTGCGCTGAAAACCAATACGTGGTGGAGCGTAGCGGGCAGCATTGACGAGTTAAAATCTGTTGCGGAATCCCTTGGAAGTGAGAAGTCTCGCGCTGCTAAAGAGCTTAGCGAAAGGATCCGCAACAGTATACCACGTTTTGAGGCGTCTGAAGAG AAACGAAAACGTCGCGACTACCGTCTAGCACGAAAAGCAGCATTTGCCCGTCCTGAACCAGGATTTTCCCTTTACGAAGGCCGGACTCGTGGAAAGAGGATCAAGTATACATTTTCTGATgaagaagacttttcagAAGGACTTACTTCGAGGAGATCCACGCGGCAACAAACCCGCGGGTCTACTCCAGCGGAGCCGCCCGGCCCAACCTTCACCGCCAGTGGCCGGCAAGTCAAGGCTCGAGTTGGGGGTATATATGGTGAAACAATAACAGCCCGACAACGAACAGATTCGGCTCAAACCGCTGGACTTATCAACGGTAGACCGCAACGAAGCACAAGATCTAATGGATTAACACAAAGCTATCAGACCGAGAGTTATAATTCCGTGGATGcaatggatgaagatgatgagcCGGAAACCGTCTCAAGTGGACAAGAATGGGAAGGAGGAGATGAAAACACCGTCGATGAAGACGAGGATATGAGCGATGTGGGGTCTCTGGATGAAGAGGATACGGTTCGACCGAGTCTAGTTGTCCAGCTGAGGTATGGTAAAGGAAATGAGGACCAGAAACCAGCGAATCCTGATCCAACGAATTTCGCCAGTGACAAGGCACCTGAAGTGAAATCACCCCATGTGGGCGCTATTATTTCACCAAATACTTCAGTTGTGCAACTTGGAAACCAGACTCCGTTGGCCCATCCCCTCCCTACTAAGGACATGGAGGGTGTAGCTACCAAAGTCCAATCACCACCAGCTCAAACCACCATTATTCAGGGGAATGACATGCCGCCTGGTCAAAACGGTGTTCAGCAGCCAGCAATCTGA
- the RPL2A_1 gene encoding 60S ribosomal protein L2A, variant 2 (EggNog:ENOG410PIUY~COG:J~BUSCO:11710at33183), with protein MGRVIRNQRKGRGSIFTAHTRLNKAPAQFRTLDYAERHGYIRGVVKKIIHDPGRGAPLAQVSFRHPYKFKDITETFIANEGMYTGQFIYAGKNAALTVGNVLPLGSVPEGTVVTNVEEKVGDRGALGRTSGNYVTVIGHNPEEGKTRIKLPSGAKKVVKSRSRGMVGIVAGGGRTDKPLLKASRAKHKFAVKRNSWPKTRGVAMNPVDHPHGGGNHQHIGKASTISRYAAQGQKAGLIAARRTGLLRGTQKTKE; from the exons ATGGGTCGCGTGATCCGCAATCAGAGAAAGGGTCGTGGATCCATCTTCA CGGCCCACACCCGTCTCAATAAGGCACCAGCTCAGTTCAGAACCCTCGACTATGCCGAGAGACACGGATACATTCGCGGAGTGGTGAAGAAGATCATTCACGACCCTGGCCGAGGCGCTCCCCTCGCTCAAGTTTCCTTCCGCCACCCGTACAAGTTCAAGGATATCACCGAGACGTTTATTGCCAACGAGGGCATGTACACCGGCCAGTTCATCTACGCTGGAAAGAACGCTGCTTTGACTGTCGGAAACGTCCTTCCTTTGGGCTCCGTCCCCGAAGGTACCGTTGTCACCAACGTCGAGGAGAAGGTTGGAGACAGAGGTGCACTTGGCCGAACATCCGGAAACTACGTCACGGTCATCGGCCACAACCCCGAGGAGGGCAAGACTCGCATCAAGCTCCCCTCTGGTGCTAAGAAGGTCGTGAAGAGCCGTTCCCGAGGAATGGTTGGTATTGTTGCCGGTGGTGGACGTACAGACAAGCCACTGTTGA AGGCTTCCCGAGCCAAGCACAAGTTCGCTGTCAAGCGCAACTCCTGGCCCAAGACTCGTGGTGTTGCCATGAACCCTGTCGACCAT CCTCACGGTGGTGGTAACCATCAACACATTGGTAAAGCCTCCACCATTTCCAGATACGCTGCACAAGGTCAAAAGGCCGGTCTCATTGCTGCCCGGAGAACCGGTTTGCTTCGTGGTACTCAAAAGACAAAGGAGTAA
- a CDS encoding uncharacterized protein (EggNog:ENOG410PRFJ~COG:L), with translation MTTQAADNKMAYATPSARWRAIVNRDAAATCFVYGVRTTKIYCRPRCPARLARRANVIFYDTPAQAEKAGYRPCKRCKPEDLRAPTDPHVRLAQKACETMTLAALAGGEKQRPTLQDLASEAGLTPSHFHRVFKKVVGVTPGKYARDLLEGKTFQKKLPDGTIIGWPPVGPIGTTTSAQLQPQTQAQTPPSIPVPTTVPAAVQGIGLDLSNQSTGHDPGAVGIDWNEFDLMLAATTGGARPQMDYIGNVGQPPPPWLSGVCQRYG, from the exons atgaCTACTCAGGCAGCTGACAACAAGATGGCATACGCCACACCCTCGGCCCGATGGCGCGCAATCGTCAACCGAGACGCTGCAGCTACATGCTTCGTATACGGTGTGCGCACCACAAAGATATACTGTCGTCCACGATGTCCTGCCCGCCTAGCGCGCCGTGCGAATGTCATATTCTACGACACTCCCGCCCAGGCAGAGAAGGCGGGTTATCGACCCTGCAAGCGGTGCAAGCCTGAGGATCTACGTGCGCCCACGGATCCCCACGTCCGTCTGGCGCAGAAGGCATGTGAGACGATGACGCTGGCTGCCTTGGCAGGTGGGGAGAAACAACGGCCGACGCTGCAGGATCTGGCTTCGGAGGCGGGTTTGACCCCGAGCCATTTCCATCGGGTGTTCAAGAAGGTCGTTGGAGTGACACCCGGAAAATACGCAAGGGATTTGCTGGAAGGGAAGACGTTCCAGAAGAAATTGCCTGACGGGACCATCATCGGATGGCCTCCGGTGGGGCCCATCGGGACAACCACCTCAGCGCAGCTGCAGCCACAAACGCAGGCGCAAACACCACCGTCCATCCCAGTCCCCACGACGGTACCAGCCGCCGTGCAGGGGATAGGACTAGACCTGTCGAACCAATCAACGGGCCATGACCCAGGCGCCGTCGGAATTGATTGGAACGAGTTCGACCTCATGTTGGCCGCGACGACGGGAGGCGCAAGGCCGCAGATGGATTACATTGGCAACG TCGGGCAGCCACCACCACCTTGGCTTTCCGGAGTATGTCAACGATACGGTTGA
- a CDS encoding uncharacterized protein (EggNog:ENOG410PQ5A~COG:S) has product MLLQCSKMSSNFMDNLIGSYKDADIVRYITDSPRLSSCSSVSLLSANLVSKECQPGLIEDTLQAMEVARQLGIRVPTVKRVVYFEGMVYLIIERVDGVSLEKAWNKLGWIKSLRLALELRGYIRSLR; this is encoded by the exons ATGCTTCTCCAATGCTCG AAGATGTCTTCAAACTTCATGGATAACCTGATTGGAAGCTATAAAGATGCCGATATTGTGCGCTACATTACAGATTCGCCTCGTCTGTCATCTTGTTCTTCGGTATCTTTATTATCCGCCAACCTTGTCTCTAAGGAGTGCCAACCTGGTTTGATTGAAGATACGCTCCAGGCTATGGAAGTAGCCCGTCAGCTTGGCATACGCGTCCCTACTGTCAAGAGGGTTGTCTATTTCGAGGGCATGGTGTATCTGATTATAGAGCGTGTTGATGGAGTCAGCCTGGAAAAAGCATGGAACAAGCTAGGCTGGATCAAGTCACTAAGACTGGCCCTGGAGCTTCGTGGATATATTCGCTCCTTACGATAG
- a CDS encoding uncharacterized protein (EggNog:ENOG410PRFP~COG:L) — translation MVYRMMIYVDGACRRNGSDNAIGAAAAVHKSRHGTRPHCWARRLEAYESPTNQQAELIAVILGLEMALDKHQQLRSNPVLDITIHSDSRYAVDCMNIWVEKWIQKKLDQC, via the coding sequence ATGGTCTATAGAATGATGATATATGTGGATGGGGCATGTCGACGAAATGGCTCTGACAACGCAATTGGTGCCGCTGCCGCCGTTCATAAAAGCCGCCATGGAACAAGGCCTCATTGTTGGGCCCGGCGGCTTGAAGCATATGAGAGTCCCACAAACCAGCAAGCCGAGCTCATTGCCGTTATTCTGGGCCTAGAGATGGCACTGGACAAACACCAACAACTGCGCTCGAACCCGGTGCTTGACATTACAATCCATTCGGACTCGAGATATGCTGTCGACTGCATGAACATTTGGGTTGAAAAGTGGATCCAAAAAAAATTGGATCAATGCTGA
- a CDS encoding uncharacterized protein (EggNog:ENOG410Q5JV~COG:O): MIQELDNEHTKVVTNEDAGFATDEASSVIPADILMDLDKLASTPQICDPTDNEVSQKIDTMLTLRDHIPIKLQLHGRLRGVRFWEEAMHGEMEHSFPRYQLW, encoded by the coding sequence ATGATACAGGAACTTGATAATGAGCATACCAAAGTGGTTACAAATGAAGATGCTGGCTTTGCAACTGATGAGGCTTCATCAGTGATCCCCGCTGACATCCTCATGGACCTGGACAAACTTGCGAGCACTCCCCAGATCTGTGATCCCACTGATAATGAAGTTAGCCAGAAAATTGACACAATGCTGACTCTACGTGACCATATCCCAATTAAGCTGCAACTACACGGGCGACTCCGCGGGGTGCGCTTCTGGGAAGAGGCCATGCACGGTGAAATGGAGCATTCATTCCCACGGTATCAGCTATGGTAG